A window of Chitinophagaceae bacterium contains these coding sequences:
- a CDS encoding DUF4249 family protein produces the protein MNKSAPAFFTILKDFRYFCHQIQFLQTNYCMLLFLTVKNRFLLVLLSFSLFFSACSTDFDLADDWKEGMALYGLINPEDSVHYVRINKVFLDPETDALVIAQNPDSIYYYENLDVTIRELPNGPEWTAQQIDGNLTDINKSEGIFSNERNILYRFNFQPNLDRNYQITATNSETGYTVSSVTGLVGELQMTFPTNPVVTQINKLSTNRQTIRFNTPENGRVYDLKIRFLYEEWEIGDSDNKELKSVEWTAFSGLTSPGTSGGTLLTFQYDNREFYNQLANRIPADNSKRRRVKPLGSIQYIFISGGEEIYNYIISEGAQSGLSDGSAGSVYSNIENGYGVWSSRSTSSFGDFRITPTSVDSLACGSLTRQLNFADRAGFFDCN, from the coding sequence ATGAACAAATCAGCGCCTGCTTTCTTTACTATTTTAAAGGACTTTCGTTACTTTTGTCATCAAATTCAATTTCTTCAAACAAATTACTGCATGTTACTGTTTTTAACTGTCAAGAATAGATTCCTTCTTGTTTTATTAAGTTTCTCACTTTTCTTCTCAGCCTGCTCAACTGACTTTGACTTGGCAGATGACTGGAAAGAGGGTATGGCACTGTATGGATTAATCAATCCGGAAGATTCAGTACACTATGTTCGTATTAATAAAGTTTTTTTGGATCCTGAAACTGATGCTTTAGTGATTGCCCAAAACCCGGATTCAATTTATTATTATGAAAATCTTGATGTAACTATCAGAGAATTACCTAACGGGCCGGAGTGGACAGCTCAGCAAATTGACGGGAATTTAACTGATATAAACAAAAGTGAAGGGATCTTCTCGAATGAAAGAAATATTCTGTACCGATTTAATTTTCAGCCGAATCTGGACAGAAATTATCAAATTACAGCTACAAATTCAGAAACCGGATATACTGTAAGTTCGGTTACCGGTTTAGTAGGCGAGCTTCAAATGACTTTTCCAACTAACCCTGTAGTTACTCAAATTAATAAACTTTCTACCAACAGGCAGACAATCCGTTTTAATACTCCTGAGAATGGACGGGTTTATGATTTGAAAATTCGTTTTTTATATGAAGAATGGGAAATAGGAGATAGTGATAACAAAGAATTAAAATCCGTTGAATGGACGGCTTTTTCAGGGCTTACATCTCCCGGAACTTCAGGTGGAACATTGCTGACTTTCCAATATGACAATCGGGAGTTTTATAATCAGCTTGCAAATAGAATTCCTGCCGATAATTCTAAAAGAAGAAGAGTTAAACCATTGGGAAGTATTCAGTATATATTTATATCCGGTGGGGAAGAAATTTATAATTATATCATATCCGAAGGTGCTCAGTCAGGCTTGTCTGACGGGAGTGCCGGTTCAGTATACTCAAATATTGAAAATGGATATGGAGTATGGAGTAGTAGAAGTACAAGTTCCTTTGGTGACTTTAGAATTACTCCTACTTCAGTAGATTCACTTGCTTGTGGCAGCTTGACAAGACAATTAAACTTTGCTGACAGAGCCGGTTTTTTTGATTGCAACTAG
- the panB gene encoding 3-methyl-2-oxobutanoate hydroxymethyltransferase, which produces MSVHRKVKRVTTHTLQEMKNDDEKISMLTAYDFSLATIVDDANVDVILVGDSASNVMAGHETTLPITLDQMIYHATSVVRAVKRALVVVDLPFGSYQGNSKIALESTIKIMKESGAHAIKMEGGIEIKESIQRILTAGVPVMGHLGLTPQSIYKFGTYTVRATENEEAERLISDAMLLQELGCFAIVLEKIPAHLAEKIAKKLTIPVIGIGAGGKIDGQVLVLHDMLGITKEFQPRFLRRYLNLYDDIKVAVSRYVEDVKLKDFPNEDEQY; this is translated from the coding sequence ATGTCTGTCCACAGAAAAGTAAAAAGAGTTACCACTCATACCCTGCAAGAAATGAAAAATGATGACGAAAAAATCTCTATGCTTACTGCATATGATTTTTCACTTGCTACTATAGTAGATGACGCTAATGTAGATGTCATTTTAGTAGGAGACTCTGCTTCAAATGTTATGGCAGGTCATGAAACTACCTTACCAATTACTTTAGATCAAATGATTTATCATGCAACTTCAGTTGTTCGGGCAGTTAAAAGAGCACTAGTGGTAGTTGATTTACCCTTTGGTTCTTATCAGGGAAATTCAAAAATAGCTTTGGAGTCAACTATAAAAATAATGAAAGAATCCGGAGCTCATGCAATTAAAATGGAAGGGGGAATTGAAATTAAAGAATCCATTCAAAGAATTCTTACAGCCGGAGTCCCGGTTATGGGACATTTAGGATTGACGCCTCAATCAATTTACAAATTTGGCACTTATACTGTAAGGGCAACAGAAAATGAAGAAGCAGAAAGATTAATTAGTGACGCTATGCTTCTGCAAGAATTAGGTTGTTTTGCTATTGTACTTGAAAAAATCCCTGCCCATCTGGCAGAAAAAATAGCAAAAAAACTAACAATTCCGGTAATCGGGATAGGTGCAGGAGGAAAAATAGATGGTCAGGTTTTGGTTTTACATGATATGCTTGGGATTACCAAAGAATTTCAACCTCGCTTTCTGAGAAGATACCTCAACCTTTATGATGACATTAAAGTTGCCGTAAGTCGCTATGTGGAAGATGTAAAACTAAAAGATTTTCCAAACGAGGATGAACAATATTGA